One window of Planctomycetia bacterium genomic DNA carries:
- a CDS encoding peptide MFS transporter: MQPAANSPGQIGSEKTFLGHPLGLYVLFFTELWERFNFYGMRALLIFYMTKVFLFDDRFGPLSYGAYNGLVYATPLLGGFLADRILGYRRAIILGGVLMAIGEFGLAAAGLGIITQGLTSFYVSLGFIIVGNGFFKPNISTIVGSLYSPGDARRDSAFTIFYMGINVGATVAPLVCGTIGETYGYHYGFLIAGIGMVLGLVTFLTFRRHLGDKGLRPKAVSPTAIEALFTKREILTYVLAIILVPIAAFLVSKPDYVAEYASPVAAGAFLVYIVYEASKSTIIERHGIFVAIILTIASLAFWAAFEQAGSSINLFTDRHINRNIFGTELKASSFQSVNAIFIVLLAPVFSWLWVRLDRAGLNPSSPVKFVFGLVLVGAGFVFLVFAARQTNDGAKAGMYLLLLCYLIHTMGELCLSPVGLSMITKMAPARLGGTMMGFWFLFTAFAHIVAGKLASKEPDWGFEKLFFRIMLGGIAAGLILLVISPIVKKWEREKLAENKAAG, encoded by the coding sequence ATGCAGCCCGCCGCGAACTCCCCCGGACAAATCGGATCGGAAAAAACCTTCCTCGGTCACCCCCTGGGACTTTACGTGCTGTTCTTCACCGAGCTGTGGGAACGGTTCAATTTCTACGGGATGCGGGCGCTCCTGATCTTCTACATGACGAAGGTCTTTCTGTTCGACGACCGATTCGGCCCGCTGTCATACGGTGCTTACAACGGACTCGTATATGCGACGCCGCTGTTGGGCGGGTTCTTAGCGGATCGGATCCTCGGCTATCGGCGCGCCATCATCCTGGGCGGCGTCCTGATGGCCATCGGTGAATTCGGACTGGCGGCCGCCGGCTTAGGAATCATCACGCAGGGACTAACTTCGTTTTATGTCTCACTCGGCTTCATCATCGTTGGCAATGGGTTCTTCAAGCCCAACATTTCGACGATCGTGGGCAGCCTCTATTCCCCCGGTGACGCTCGACGCGATAGTGCGTTCACAATTTTCTATATGGGCATCAATGTCGGGGCCACGGTCGCACCACTGGTCTGCGGGACGATTGGCGAGACCTACGGATATCACTATGGATTCCTCATCGCGGGGATCGGCATGGTCCTGGGCCTCGTCACCTTCCTGACATTTCGCCGTCATCTTGGCGACAAGGGCCTTCGTCCCAAGGCGGTGAGTCCGACGGCCATAGAGGCGTTGTTCACGAAACGAGAGATTCTGACGTATGTTCTTGCGATTATTCTTGTTCCCATCGCCGCTTTTCTGGTTTCCAAGCCGGACTATGTCGCGGAGTATGCCAGCCCTGTCGCGGCCGGCGCATTTCTTGTTTACATCGTATATGAGGCGTCCAAATCGACGATTATCGAGCGGCATGGTATTTTCGTGGCCATTATCCTGACGATCGCTTCGCTGGCCTTTTGGGCCGCATTCGAGCAGGCGGGCAGCTCCATCAATCTCTTTACGGATCGTCACATCAATCGAAACATCTTTGGGACCGAGTTGAAGGCTTCCAGTTTCCAGTCGGTCAATGCCATCTTTATCGTCCTGCTCGCACCCGTGTTTTCGTGGCTTTGGGTGCGGCTGGATCGCGCCGGGCTCAATCCGTCGTCGCCGGTGAAGTTTGTCTTCGGGCTTGTCCTTGTGGGCGCGGGCTTTGTATTCCTCGTGTTCGCGGCCAGGCAGACGAACGACGGAGCCAAGGCGGGCATGTACCTGCTGCTGCTCTGCTATCTGATCCATACGATGGGGGAGTTGTGTCTCTCGCCGGTCGGCCTCTCCATGATCACGAAGATGGCCCCCGCTCGTCTCGGCGGAACGATGATGGGCTTTTGGTTTCTCTTTACCGCATTCGCCCACATCGTGGCCGGAAAACTGGCGAGCAAGGAGCCGGATTGGGGGTTTGAGAAGCTTTTCTTCCGGATCATGCTCGGCGGCATCGCCGCGGGCTTGATCCTGCTGGTGATCAGTCCGATTGTGAAGAAGTGGGAGAGAGAGAAGCTCGCGGAGAACAAGGCCGCCGGCTGA